The Lycium barbarum isolate Lr01 chromosome 9, ASM1917538v2, whole genome shotgun sequence genome has a segment encoding these proteins:
- the LOC132611517 gene encoding non-specific lipid-transfer protein 1-like encodes MGRFMVFGLVFIALVSPSYVDGNELCPNTIVKLFPCKSYLMGKGEISVPCCSGVQGLMKMAISDNELKLQHICECLKKEALAIGVVKERVEQLPQLCKINLSVPFGANVDCKILKASSSTRSFKLNNYKNTGIMSFRRQNPNENHSIPHKKPLVIIP; translated from the exons atgggTCGTTTTATGGTTTTTGGGTTGGTCTTTATTGCTTTAGTTAGTCCAAGTTATGTTGATGGGAATGAATTATGTCCAAATACCATTGTTAAACTTTTTCCATGCAAGAGTTATTTAATGGGGAAGGGTGAAATAAGCGTTCCTTGTTGTAGTGGTGTTCAAGGATTAATGAAAATGGCTATTTCTGATAATGAATTGAAGCTTCAACATATATGTGAGTGTCTCAAAAAAGAAGCTTTGGCTATTGGAGTAGTTAAAGAAAGAGTTGAGCAACTTCCTCAGCTTTGCAAGATTAATCTTTCTGTTCCTTTTGGTGCAAATGTGGATTGCAAAAT ACTAAAGGCTTCATCATCAACTCGAAGTTTCAAGCTGAACAATTACAAGAATACTGGGATTATGTCTTTCAGGCGACAAAATCCTAATGAAAACCATTCGATTCCTCATAAGAAGCCTCTTGTTATTATCCCATGA
- the LOC132609535 gene encoding B3 domain-containing protein REM10-like isoform X2 — MKVPPKKPHFFKPILPGFKHGFKIPIGFLNYLKGYDQYEHAILRRADKKWLVKVKGGRFEEGNWKDFVEQHDLQLGDILVFKHERDMIFEVSIFDSSHCDREYMHEEDTAKKFDLEDLRGNASLQPEGKKTNLHARRVSTGEKPKHNIGSSDKVFSNVKAAKDMPLGRPHFTFTIKPHCISKSLLHIPKKLARANGLSNRNCTIMIRDEQRSWAFKLYYCAGSTFIGGGWREFCAANFLKEGDHTMLETISKGEKPILKFYDLRENASLQPEEKKPNLDAKRVSTQGLMIESSDMTTPTSAKASPHFISTIFPYSISRSYLCLPIAFAKSNSLMNRRKMILTDEKQRSWSVQLKPRGKHFAITRGLEQFMKANGVQAGDTYKFELINNGTIPVAYFHCKYSGRMPSMREALDKEY; from the exons ATGAAAGTTCCTCCTAAGAAACCTCATTTTTTCAAACCCATTTTGCCAGGCTTCAAGCATGGATTC AAAATTCCTATAGGTTTTTTGAATTATCTGAAGGGATATGATCAGTATGAACATGCAATACTGAGAAGGGCTGATAAAAAATGGTTGGTGAAAGTGAAAGGTGGTCGATTCGAAGAGGGTAATTGGAAAGATTTTGTAGAACAACATGATTTGCAATTGGGAGATATTTTAGTGTTCAAACATGAAAGAGACATGATATTTGAGGTTTCCATCTTTGATTCAAGTCATTGTGACAGAGAATATATGCATGAAGAAGACACTGCCAAGAAATTTGATTTGGAAG ATTTGAGGGGAAATGCATCTCTCCAGCCCGAAGGAAAGAAGACTAATCTTCATGCTAGAAGAGTTTCCACCGGAG AAAAACCAAAGCACAACATCGGTTCATCAGACAAGGTTTTTTCCAATGTAAAAGCGGCTAAAGACATGCCTCTCGGTCGCCCTCATTTCACTTTTACCATCAAACCCCATTGCATTTCAAAGTCTTTGCTG CATATTCCAAAAAAACTTGCACGAGCAAACGGCCTCAGCAACAGGAATTGTACGATAATGATAAGAGATGAGCAAAGGTCATGGGCGTTTAAGCTATATTACTGTGCAGGCAGCACTTTCATTGGAGGTGGATGGCGTGAATTTTGTGCTGCTAATTTCTTAAAGGAAGGAGATCACACAATGCTTGAGACAATTTCCAAGGGAGAGAAACCTATATTGAAATTCTACG ATTTGAGAGAAAATGCGTCACTTCAGCCTGAAGAAAAGAAGCCTAATTTGGATGCTAAAAGAGTTTCCACTCAAG GCCTCATGATTGAGAGCTCAGATATGACGACTCCAACATCTGCTAAGGCTAGCCCTCATTTTATTTCTACAATTTTTCCTTATTCCATCAGCAGATCCTATTTG TGTCTTCCGATCGCTTTTGCAAAATCAAATAGCTTGATGAATAGACGCAAGATGATTCTCACAGATGAGAAACAAAGATCATGGTCAGTACAGCTAAAACCAAGGGGCAAGCACTTTGCAATAACCAGGGGATTGGAACAGTTCATGAAAGCTAATGGTGTCCAAGCAGGAGATACTTACAAGTTTGAACTCATCAACAACGGAACTATACCTGTAGCATATTTCCATT GTAAATATTCGGGAAGGATGCCAAGCATGAGAGAAGCCCTTGACAAGGAGTACTGA
- the LOC132609535 gene encoding B3 domain-containing protein REM10-like isoform X1 has protein sequence MKVPPKKPHFFKPILPGFKHGFKIPIGFLNYLKGYDQYEHAILRRADKKWLVKVKGGRFEEGNWKDFVEQHDLQLGDILVFKHERDMIFEVSIFDSSHCDREYMHEEDTAKKFDLEDLRGNASLHPEGKKTNLDTERVPIQDLRGNASLQPEGKKTNLHARRVSTGEKPKHNIGSSDKVFSNVKAAKDMPLGRPHFTFTIKPHCISKSLLHIPKKLARANGLSNRNCTIMIRDEQRSWAFKLYYCAGSTFIGGGWREFCAANFLKEGDHTMLETISKGEKPILKFYDLRENASLQPEEKKPNLDAKRVSTQGLMIESSDMTTPTSAKASPHFISTIFPYSISRSYLCLPIAFAKSNSLMNRRKMILTDEKQRSWSVQLKPRGKHFAITRGLEQFMKANGVQAGDTYKFELINNGTIPVAYFHCKYSGRMPSMREALDKEY, from the exons ATGAAAGTTCCTCCTAAGAAACCTCATTTTTTCAAACCCATTTTGCCAGGCTTCAAGCATGGATTC AAAATTCCTATAGGTTTTTTGAATTATCTGAAGGGATATGATCAGTATGAACATGCAATACTGAGAAGGGCTGATAAAAAATGGTTGGTGAAAGTGAAAGGTGGTCGATTCGAAGAGGGTAATTGGAAAGATTTTGTAGAACAACATGATTTGCAATTGGGAGATATTTTAGTGTTCAAACATGAAAGAGACATGATATTTGAGGTTTCCATCTTTGATTCAAGTCATTGTGACAGAGAATATATGCATGAAGAAGACACTGCCAAGAAATTTGATTTGGAAG ATCTGAGAGGAAATGCGTCACTCCATCCCGAAGGAAAGAAGACTAATTTGGATACTGAAAGAGTTCCCATTCAAG ATTTGAGGGGAAATGCATCTCTCCAGCCCGAAGGAAAGAAGACTAATCTTCATGCTAGAAGAGTTTCCACCGGAG AAAAACCAAAGCACAACATCGGTTCATCAGACAAGGTTTTTTCCAATGTAAAAGCGGCTAAAGACATGCCTCTCGGTCGCCCTCATTTCACTTTTACCATCAAACCCCATTGCATTTCAAAGTCTTTGCTG CATATTCCAAAAAAACTTGCACGAGCAAACGGCCTCAGCAACAGGAATTGTACGATAATGATAAGAGATGAGCAAAGGTCATGGGCGTTTAAGCTATATTACTGTGCAGGCAGCACTTTCATTGGAGGTGGATGGCGTGAATTTTGTGCTGCTAATTTCTTAAAGGAAGGAGATCACACAATGCTTGAGACAATTTCCAAGGGAGAGAAACCTATATTGAAATTCTACG ATTTGAGAGAAAATGCGTCACTTCAGCCTGAAGAAAAGAAGCCTAATTTGGATGCTAAAAGAGTTTCCACTCAAG GCCTCATGATTGAGAGCTCAGATATGACGACTCCAACATCTGCTAAGGCTAGCCCTCATTTTATTTCTACAATTTTTCCTTATTCCATCAGCAGATCCTATTTG TGTCTTCCGATCGCTTTTGCAAAATCAAATAGCTTGATGAATAGACGCAAGATGATTCTCACAGATGAGAAACAAAGATCATGGTCAGTACAGCTAAAACCAAGGGGCAAGCACTTTGCAATAACCAGGGGATTGGAACAGTTCATGAAAGCTAATGGTGTCCAAGCAGGAGATACTTACAAGTTTGAACTCATCAACAACGGAACTATACCTGTAGCATATTTCCATT GTAAATATTCGGGAAGGATGCCAAGCATGAGAGAAGCCCTTGACAAGGAGTACTGA
- the LOC132612212 gene encoding F-box protein At3g49450-like: METSIKRRKCTEEKGNIATSEFDKLTADLITSIFVRCPVKTLSTLRCVSKSWNDLIVSPPFYSHHLKQSMENAPQLLVMDRYLLGATKCRLRFVSVGTEVEEGENNELYNDTFPPLFWCSWLVCYGLVCISAGDRRIFLCNPAMQQVRQLPKCSRTALPPRSEHFGFGYLHSKNEYKVVHFFYGRPASRRSRYPGLAQLRCEVFTINGVGGISNSRWKEIAEMPLYHPYLTGLLVNECMYWLAGVRLDAKPNRIFSFDFENEKFLTISQPSSFKTLSNLKCWI; encoded by the coding sequence atggaaACATCAATAAAGAGGAGGAAATGTACAGAGGAGAAAGGAAACATTGCAACTAGTGAGTTTGATAAGTTGACTGCTGATCTTATAACCTCAATTTTTGTTAGATGCCCAGTGAAGACATTATCCACATTAAGGTGTGTATCGAAGTCATGGAATGACCTTATTGTTAGTCCTCCTTTCTATTCTCACCACCTGAAACAATCAATGGAAAATGCCCCCCAACTTCTTGTTATGGATCGCTACTTATTAGGGGCAACAAAGTGTAGGCTACGATTTGTTTCAGTAGGCACGGAAGTAGAGGAGGGAGAGAACAATGAATTATACAATGACACATTCCCTCCTCTCTTTTGGTGCTCTTGGCTTGTATGCTATGGTTTGGTTTGCATTTCAGCAGGAGATCGTCGTATTTTTTTGTGTAATCCTGCCATGCAACAAGTGCGTCAATTGCCAAAATGTTCACGTACTGCTTTACCACCTAGAAGTGAGCATTTTGGGTTTGGATATCTACATTCAAAGAATGAATACAAAGTGGTGCATTTTTTCTATGGGCGTCCTGCATCTCGTCGTAGTAGGTATCCGGGACTTGCACAACTAAGATGCGAGGTGTTTACTATAAATGGGGTTGGTGGCATTTCTAATAGTAGATGGAAAGAAATTGCTGAGATGCCTCTGTATCATCCGTACTTGACAGGGTTGTTAGTAAATGAATGCATGTATTGGCTGGCTGGAGTACGTCTTGATGCCAAACCTAATAGAATTTTTTCGTTTgactttgaaaatgagaaatttcTCACTATATCTCAGCCATCGTCTTTTAAGACTCTTTCTAACCTGAAATGTTGGATCTGA
- the LOC132609536 gene encoding probable plastid-lipid-associated protein 8, chloroplastic, producing the protein MTTSHWLIPISNWSHFGFRKIDVSGSEKSTCLVQKKMQCKQKQTSPYGNANHQMAATYVIAGTTTTGLITNPRRSSSSTALDFTQNLSCRGPTLKTFRPIYASVSASPAPVTKPDDLVDSILSKVMQTDRGVLLARDEHKKVAEVAQELQRFCVDEPVKCPLIFGEWDVVYCSNPTSPGGGYRSAFGRLFFKTNEMIQVVEAPDIIRNKVAFSLFGFLDGEVSLKGKLNVLDEKWIQVVFEPPELKVGGLDFQYGGESEVKLEITYIDEKIRLGKGSRGSLFVFQRRKP; encoded by the exons ATGACAACCTCTCATTGGCTTATACCCATATCCAACTGGTCCCACTTCGGATTCCGCAAAATCGACGTGTCTGGCTCAGAAAAATCCACGTGTCTGGTTCAGAAGAAGATGCAATGTAAACAAAAACAAACATCTCCATATGGAAATGCCAATCACCAAATGGCCGCCACTTACGTCATCGCCGGCACCACCACCACTGGTCTCATCACAAATCCTCGCCGTAGCTCCTCTTCAACTGCACTTGACTTTACCCAAAATCTATCTTGCCGTGGCCCAACTTTGAAAACATTTAGGCCAATATATGCTTCTGTATCTGCTTCGCCAGCACCGGTGACTAAGCCCGATGACCTAGTCGATTCCATTCTCTCCAAG GTTATGCAAACAGATCGAGGGGTTTTGCTTGCAAGGGATGAGCACAAAAAGGTAGCCGAAGTGGCTCAAGAACTGCAACGTTTCTGTGTGGATGAACCTGTGAAATGCCCTCTTATATTTGGAG AATGGGATGTAGTGTACTGTTCAAATCCCACTTCACCTGGAGGCGGCTATCGGAGTGCATTTGGTCGCCTTTTCTTCAAAACGAATGAAATGATTCAGGTTGTTGAAGCCCCTGACATTATCAGGAACAAAGTAGCCTTTTCACTTTTTGGTTTCCTTGATGGTGAGGTTTCCTTAAAAG GAAAACTGAACGTTCTAGATGAAAAATGGATTCAAGTTGTGTTCGAGCCGCCTGAACTCAAGGTAGGGGGCCTAGATTTTCAGTATGGTGGTGAGAGTGAAGTTAAACTAGAGATCACATACATTGATGAGAAGATCAGGTTGGGAAAGGGCTCAAGAGGTTCCTTGTTTGTGTTTCAAAGACGCAAACCTTGA